The following proteins are encoded in a genomic region of Chiroxiphia lanceolata isolate bChiLan1 chromosome 18, bChiLan1.pri, whole genome shotgun sequence:
- the VPS33A gene encoding vacuolar protein sorting-associated protein 33A isoform X1, with product MAAHLSSGRVNLTALREAGRRELREFLDKCAGSKAIVWDEYLTGPFGLIAQYSLLKEHEVEKMFTLKPGRLPPADVKNIIFFVRPKLELMDIITDNVLREDRGRSPQRDFHILFVPRRSLLCEQWLKEQGVLGSFIHREQYSLDLIPFDGDLLSMESESAFKECYLESDQTSLYHAAKGLMTLQALYGTIPQIFGKGDCARHVANMMIRMKREFPGSQNSIFPVFDTLLLLDRNVDLLTPLATQLTYEGLIDEIYGIQNTYVKLPPEKFAPKKQGEGGKDLPTEPKKLQLNSAEELYAEIRDKNFNAVGSVLSKKAKIISAAFEERHHAKTVGEIKQFVSQLPHMQAARSSLANHTSIAELIKDITTSEDFFDNLTVEQEFMSGIDTDKVNNYIEDCIAQKHPLIKILRLVCLQSMCNSGLKQKVLDHYKREILQTYGYEHILTLNNLEKAGLLKPQTSGRNNYPTIRKTLRLWMDDVNEQNPNDISYVYSGYAPLSVRLAQLLARPGWRSIEEVLKMLPGPHFEERQQLPTGLQKKRQHGENRVTLVFFLGGVTYAEIAALRFLSQMEDGGTEYVIATTKLINGTTWIKSLMEKLEPAPF from the exons aTGGCGGCGCACCTGAGCTCGGGCAGGGTGAACCTGACGGCGCTGAGGGAGGCGGGGCGGCGCGAGCTCCGCGAGTTCCTCGACAAGTGTGCGGGCTCCAAG GCCATCGTGTGGGACGAGTACCTGACCGGGCCCTTCGGGCTGATCGCGCAGTACTCGCTGCTCAAG GAGCATGAGGTGGAGAAGATGTTCACGCTCAAGCCGGGCCGGCTGCCCCCGGCCGACGTCAAGAACATCATCTTCTTCGTCAGGCCCAAGCTGGAGCTGATGGACATCATCACCGACAACGTGCTCAG GGAGGATAGAGGCCGCTCTCCCCAGAGGGATTTCCACATCCTGTTCGTGCCACGCCGCAGTCTCCTGTGCGAGCAGTGGCTGAAGGAGCAGGGTGTGCTGGGCTCCTTCATCCACCGCGAGCAGTACAGCCTGGACCTCATCCCCTTCGATGGGGACCTGCTCTCCATGGAGTCCGAGAGCGCCTTCAAG GAATGTTACCTGGAGAGTGACCAGACCAGTCTGTACCATGCAGCAAAGGGGCTGATGACACTGCAGGCTCTCTACGGAACCATCCCGCAGATTTTTGGGAAGGGCGACTGTGCTCGG CACGTGGCCAACATGATGATCAGGATGAAGCGTGAGTTCCCTGGGAGCCAGAACTCCATATTTCCCGTCTTTGATACCCTCTTGTTGCTGGACCGCAACGTCGACCTGCTGACGCCGCTGGCCACGCAGCTGACGTACGAGGGGCTGATAGATGAGATCTATGGCATCCAGAACA CTTATGTGAAACTCCCTCCTGAGAAGTTTGCCCCGAAGAAGCAGGGTGAGGGTGGGAAGGATCTCCCCACGGAACCcaagaagctgcagctgaactctgcagaggagctgtACGCCGAGATCCGCGACAAGAACTTCAATGCCGTGGGGTCAGTGCTCAGCAAGAAAGCCAAGATCATCTCAGCAGCCTTTGAG GAGAGGCACCACGCGAAGACGGTGGGGGAGATCAAGCAGTTTGTGTCCCAGCTGCCCCACATGCAGGCGGCCAGGAGCTCGCTGGCCAACCACACCTCCATCGCAGAGCTCATCAAGGACATCACCA CATCTGAAGATTTCTTCGATAATTTAACAGTGGAGCAAGAGTTCATGTCTGGAATAGACACAGACAAG gTTAACAATTACATTGAAGACTGCATAGCTCAAAAACATCCATTAATCAAGATCTTACGTCTTGTTTGCTTGCAATCCATGTGCAACAGTGGACTGAAGCAGAAGGTTCTGGACCATTACAAGAGAGAGATTCTCCAG ACTTATGGCTATGAACATATATTGACTTTAAACAACCTGGAAAAAGCTGGACTGCTGAAACCTCAGACAAGTGGCAGGAATAACTACCCCACGATCAGGAAAACCCTGCGCCTGTGGATGGATGATGTTAATGAACAG AACCCCAACGACATCTCGTACGTGTACAGCGGCTACGCCCCGCTGAGCGTGcgcctggcacagctcctggccCGCCCGGGCTGGAGGAGCATCGAGGAGGTGCTGAAGATGCTGCCAGGGCCCCATTTTGAGGAGAGGCAGCAGTTACCCACTGGCCTTCAGAAAAAGC GTCAGCACGGGGAGAACAGGGTCACTCTGGTGTTCTTCCTGGGAGGGGTGACGTACGCCGAGATCGCTGCGCTGAGGTTCCTGTCCCAGATGGAAGATGGAGGCACAGAGTACGTCATTGCCACCACAAAGCTCATCAATGGAACAACCTGGATCAAATCCTTGATGGAAAAACTGGAGCCTGCCCCTTTCTAG
- the VPS33A gene encoding vacuolar protein sorting-associated protein 33A isoform X2, translating into MAAHLSSGRVNLTALREAGRRELREFLDKCAGSKAIVWDEYLTGPFGLIAQYSLLKEHEVEKMFTLKPGRLPPADVKNIIFFVRPKLELMDIITDNVLREDRGRSPQRDFHILFVPRRSLLCEQWLKEQGVLGSFIHREQYSLDLIPFDGDLLSMESESAFKECYLESDQTSLYHAAKGLMTLQALYGTIPQIFGKGDCARHVANMMIRMKREFPGSQNSIFPVFDTLLLLDRNVDLLTPLATQLTYEGLIDEIYGIQNTYVKLPPEKFAPKKQGEGGKDLPTEPKKLQLNSAEELYAEIRDKNFNAVGSVLSKKAKIISAAFEERHHAKTVGEIKQFVSQLPHMQAARSSLANHTSIAELIKDITTSEDFFDNLTVEQEFMSGIDTDKVNNYIEDCIAQKHPLIKILRLVCLQSMCNSGLKQKVLDHYKREILQTYGYEHILTLNNLEKAGLLKPQTSGRNNYPTIRKTLRLWMDDVNEQREGALTCCSPRALSHRTPTTSRTCTAATPR; encoded by the exons aTGGCGGCGCACCTGAGCTCGGGCAGGGTGAACCTGACGGCGCTGAGGGAGGCGGGGCGGCGCGAGCTCCGCGAGTTCCTCGACAAGTGTGCGGGCTCCAAG GCCATCGTGTGGGACGAGTACCTGACCGGGCCCTTCGGGCTGATCGCGCAGTACTCGCTGCTCAAG GAGCATGAGGTGGAGAAGATGTTCACGCTCAAGCCGGGCCGGCTGCCCCCGGCCGACGTCAAGAACATCATCTTCTTCGTCAGGCCCAAGCTGGAGCTGATGGACATCATCACCGACAACGTGCTCAG GGAGGATAGAGGCCGCTCTCCCCAGAGGGATTTCCACATCCTGTTCGTGCCACGCCGCAGTCTCCTGTGCGAGCAGTGGCTGAAGGAGCAGGGTGTGCTGGGCTCCTTCATCCACCGCGAGCAGTACAGCCTGGACCTCATCCCCTTCGATGGGGACCTGCTCTCCATGGAGTCCGAGAGCGCCTTCAAG GAATGTTACCTGGAGAGTGACCAGACCAGTCTGTACCATGCAGCAAAGGGGCTGATGACACTGCAGGCTCTCTACGGAACCATCCCGCAGATTTTTGGGAAGGGCGACTGTGCTCGG CACGTGGCCAACATGATGATCAGGATGAAGCGTGAGTTCCCTGGGAGCCAGAACTCCATATTTCCCGTCTTTGATACCCTCTTGTTGCTGGACCGCAACGTCGACCTGCTGACGCCGCTGGCCACGCAGCTGACGTACGAGGGGCTGATAGATGAGATCTATGGCATCCAGAACA CTTATGTGAAACTCCCTCCTGAGAAGTTTGCCCCGAAGAAGCAGGGTGAGGGTGGGAAGGATCTCCCCACGGAACCcaagaagctgcagctgaactctgcagaggagctgtACGCCGAGATCCGCGACAAGAACTTCAATGCCGTGGGGTCAGTGCTCAGCAAGAAAGCCAAGATCATCTCAGCAGCCTTTGAG GAGAGGCACCACGCGAAGACGGTGGGGGAGATCAAGCAGTTTGTGTCCCAGCTGCCCCACATGCAGGCGGCCAGGAGCTCGCTGGCCAACCACACCTCCATCGCAGAGCTCATCAAGGACATCACCA CATCTGAAGATTTCTTCGATAATTTAACAGTGGAGCAAGAGTTCATGTCTGGAATAGACACAGACAAG gTTAACAATTACATTGAAGACTGCATAGCTCAAAAACATCCATTAATCAAGATCTTACGTCTTGTTTGCTTGCAATCCATGTGCAACAGTGGACTGAAGCAGAAGGTTCTGGACCATTACAAGAGAGAGATTCTCCAG ACTTATGGCTATGAACATATATTGACTTTAAACAACCTGGAAAAAGCTGGACTGCTGAAACCTCAGACAAGTGGCAGGAATAACTACCCCACGATCAGGAAAACCCTGCGCCTGTGGATGGATGATGTTAATGAACAG CGTGAGGGGGCTCTGACCTGCTGCTCCCCCCGTGCTCTCTCCCACAGAACCCCAACGACATCTCGTACGTGTACAGCGGCTACGCCCCGCTGA